The sequence below is a genomic window from Rudanella lutea DSM 19387.
TCGAACTGATTGATGGTGTAGTAATAGTTGTCGGGCATGTAGCTGTACTGCGACAGCACCGAAAACTCCTTGCCGGGTTTGGTAAACGAGCGGGTCCAGCCGAGGTTAAACTCGGCGTTGCCGTAGGGGTTCCGAAACGCAATGTCGCGCCGGAAATCCTGAACCACCTGCCCCGACGTCGACACCAGCCGGCTACCCAGTTGGCTATTGTTGGGGAAGTTGCCGCCCCAGGCATTCACCGAGAAATTGAGACGGTTGAGTGAGTCGGGGTCGTAATCGAGGCTCAGTTCGCTATGACCGCCCATGCCCGTGTTATCGGCCGTGCTCCGTTGCGACAACTCGCTCACCGGTTGCCCGTCCACGAGGGTGGTTCGGCTCTGCCCCATTTCCATGATGTTGCGGTAGGTGTACACGTTGCCCGATGCGCTGAGTCCTACTTTGCCCTGCTTTACAGACACGTTGCCGCCCAGTGAGTTGTTGAAATTGCCCACCGTAGCGTTTATCGTGCCGTTGGTGCCCTGAAGCTGTTTTTTGGTGATGATATTGATCACCCCGGCCGAACCTTCGGCATCGTATTTAGCGCCGGGGCTCGTAATCACCTCCACCGATTTGATGATGTTGGCGGGCATCTGCTTGAGCGCATCGGCCAGATTACGGGCCATAATACTCGATGGCTTCCCGTTTACGAGTACCCTTATGTTACTGCTGCCCCGCATTTTTACGTTGCCTTCGAGGTCAACGGTGAGCATAGGAACCTTCCGCAGTACATCCACGGCGGTTCCGCCCGTGTTGGTGGCGTCCACATCGGCATTGTACACCAGCTTGTCGCCCTTGTCTTCGACGAGTGCTTTCCGGGCCGTTACCACCACTTCATTGAGGCTTTTGGTATCGGGTGCGAGGAGTACCGTACCCAGGTCGACCGGGCCATTGGCGGGTACGATAGCCACGTTCGGAATGATTCGGGTACGGTACCCCACAAACGAAAGGGTAATCTGGTAGACCCCCGCCGGAATGTTGTCGAGCACAAAAGCGCCTTTGTCATCAGCCGTGCCGCCCAGCAAAATTTTACGAGCCCCCGTTGCCGACGTGGATACGGCCGACGTGGATACGGCCCCCGTGGACACGGCAATCGTCACATACGAAATGGGTTGGCGGGTTGTGGAGTCGGCTACGGTGCCCGTTAGTTTGCCGGTAGATGGCGTCTGGGCAAACGCGCCAAACGTGATAAAGGTGAGGACGTAAAGAAAAGCGTTCATAAAGGCTGAAGGTTGTACCCTATTGTCTGCAACAAAGGTAGAGTGCTGCAAAAGTGCCTTCGACGCTGTTAGGATAATTTAAGAATTCGTCGTGACGCCTGCCGGACTGCCGTTGAGAGCCCGGCTTTACCCCGCGCCCTTGTGCTCAAACCGTTGGTTGCTGCCCGAAAGATGGCCAAACGGGGGTGAGGGTTGCACCGGCGGTCCGGTTTGGGGAAACTATTCGTCGTCGGCACCCAGAACCTGCCAGATCAGATCCGACTCATAGCCTTTGCTCAGGGCAAACCGAACCAGTTTTTGCTTCACCACGAGCGGGTTATCGTCGCGGATGGTCCGGCGTTTTTTGGCCAGCAGATCGGCGAGGGCGGCCCGGTAATCGTCGGGGGCTATTTCGT
It includes:
- a CDS encoding TonB-dependent receptor domain-containing protein; its protein translation is MNAFLYVLTFITFGAFAQTPSTGKLTGTVADSTTRQPISYVTIAVSTGAVSTSAVSTSATGARKILLGGTADDKGAFVLDNIPAGVYQITLSFVGYRTRIIPNVAIVPANGPVDLGTVLLAPDTKSLNEVVVTARKALVEDKGDKLVYNADVDATNTGGTAVDVLRKVPMLTVDLEGNVKMRGSSNIRVLVNGKPSSIMARNLADALKQMPANIIKSVEVITSPGAKYDAEGSAGVINIITKKQLQGTNGTINATVGNFNNSLGGNVSVKQGKVGLSASGNVYTYRNIMEMGQSRTTLVDGQPVSELSQRSTADNTGMGGHSELSLDYDPDSLNRLNFSVNAWGGNFPNNSQLGSRLVSTSGQVVQDFRRDIAFRNPYGNAEFNLGWTRSFTKPGKEFSVLSQYSYMPDNYYYTINQFDRASERPTFLEQTTNLSRNNEFTFQSDFANPYKLRDSASLKVEFGAKTIQRFIGSESTTNLSLTGLEQDYAFDTARSNEFKYIQRVFAGYSSLKFDTKNKWALSAGLRLEHTRINGDFITQRFQFNSQYTNLVPSFTVAKTVAKKHTFKLAYTQRISRPLIWYLNPFRNVSDPRNIQTGNPFLRPELTHATEVSYSTFGENGFSLNTSLFWRQTNNAIEWLSTVDAAGVAVTSPQNIGRNASYGANLSLSMQPNKRIDLSLNTDLTYVMLSSVALGQRNSGWVMGVGPNLTYKLPKDVSVQVMGQYNTGWISLQSTNTGWYFYGLSGKKEFWNKKASLTLNVTNPFNRWNLMRGESSAPSFDASNQFRLVNRSARLTFSYRFGQMSSGGKQSRKISNDDGKGGGR